A genome region from Alkalibaculum bacchi includes the following:
- a CDS encoding molybdenum cofactor biosynthesis protein MoaE, whose amino-acid sequence MDSKGKDIPSIEQWLKEAKSDTKALQEGMYLIHNGVVRQTPKAMVRQGIDDGSKVKGMEFSYNAEKVDKAIAEAYNMEGIFHIKVWLNKGILNVGDDIMYVLIGGDIRPHVVDALQFLVDKIKTECVTEIEYK is encoded by the coding sequence ATGGATAGTAAAGGAAAAGACATTCCGTCTATAGAACAATGGCTTAAAGAAGCCAAATCTGATACAAAGGCTTTGCAGGAGGGAATGTATTTAATACATAATGGAGTGGTTCGTCAAACGCCAAAGGCTATGGTAAGACAAGGGATTGATGACGGTTCTAAAGTAAAAGGTATGGAATTTAGTTATAATGCAGAAAAAGTTGATAAAGCTATAGCTGAAGCATATAATATGGAAGGCATTTTTCACATTAAAGTATGGCTAAATAAGGGTATTCTTAATGTTGGAGATGATATTATGTATGTTTTGATAGGCGGGGATATTAGACCACATGTTGTAGATGCGCTTCAATTCTTAGTGGATAAAATAAAGACAGAATGTGTTACTGAAATTGAATACAAATAG
- a CDS encoding DUF1413 domain-containing protein — protein MPVVKLTLSEEYYEKLSEMSKAKNMSIQDFIRDKLFDEDTIFTPEEAVQRALDGRFSDGREFSLPDVYGDDWTIERGPAGVFGKRFYNYIMNGDTRIEFVDMDKYGRRAMYKIKEANNNE, from the coding sequence ATGCCAGTTGTAAAATTGACACTAAGCGAAGAATACTACGAAAAACTAAGTGAAATGTCAAAGGCCAAGAATATGAGCATCCAAGATTTTATTCGAGACAAACTTTTTGATGAAGATACAATCTTTACACCAGAAGAAGCTGTACAGCGAGCACTTGATGGCAGATTTTCGGACGGACGTGAATTCTCTTTACCTGATGTCTATGGGGATGACTGGACAATCGAAAGAGGTCCTGCTGGAGTATTCGGTAAAAGATTCTATAATTACATCATGAATGGTGATACTAGAATTGAATTTGTGGATATGGACAAATACGGACGTAGAGCAATGTACAAAATAAAGGAGGCAAATAATAATGAGTAA
- a CDS encoding transposase yields MPRAARKVSSTGIYHIMIRGINRNAIFYDEEDKNKFLDIFEKTKGETKFELYAYCLMGNHAHFLLKENEISISVIMKKICGIYGGWFNHRHHRVGHLFQDRFKSECVETQTYYITVLKYILNNPVKCNVVEEAEDYKWSSYREYIEKNSITDTAFFLNMLDTNQKKAKKYFIEELKKQDKGIVYLTASNIRRADIEAEKIIYDDMKKLGIESIGEITIEQRIVLIKSLKAKGLTNRQIMSITGLPKSKVIGI; encoded by the coding sequence ATGCCAAGAGCAGCTCGAAAAGTTAGTTCAACAGGGATATATCATATTATGATCAGAGGAATTAATCGGAATGCTATTTTTTATGATGAAGAAGATAAGAATAAGTTCTTAGATATTTTTGAAAAGACTAAAGGTGAGACAAAATTTGAACTATATGCCTATTGCCTAATGGGAAATCACGCCCATTTTCTCCTAAAAGAAAATGAAATATCCATTAGTGTAATCATGAAAAAAATCTGTGGAATTTACGGAGGATGGTTTAATCATAGGCATCACCGAGTAGGCCATCTGTTTCAGGATCGTTTTAAAAGTGAATGTGTAGAGACTCAAACTTATTATATTACTGTATTAAAGTACATCTTAAACAATCCAGTGAAATGTAATGTAGTAGAGGAAGCTGAAGATTATAAATGGAGCAGTTATCGTGAGTATATCGAAAAAAACTCCATAACAGATACAGCGTTTTTTCTAAATATGCTAGATACAAACCAAAAAAAGGCAAAGAAATATTTCATTGAAGAACTAAAAAAACAAGATAAAGGCATTGTTTATTTAACGGCAAGTAATATAAGAAGAGCAGATATAGAAGCAGAAAAAATTATATATGATGATATGAAAAAGCTTGGAATAGAAAGTATTGGAGAGATAACTATAGAACAGAGGATAGTCCTTATTAAAAGCTTAAAAGCCAAGGGATTAACAAATCGTCAGATAATGAGTATTACAGGGCTACCTAAAAGCAAAGTAATTGGAATATAA
- a CDS encoding ABC transporter ATP-binding protein yields MNLEIKNIEKKYDNTSILNDISFTLQPGIYGLLGANGAGKSTLLRIICGVTRANKGTVNYNNTDIFERFENYRSILGFLPQEFKYYPELTGLKFMMYIAALKGVDKKSARERCEELLKIVGLNDVKNKKIRKYSGGMKQRLGIAQAMINDPKILILDEPTVGLDPKERIKFRNLIGSLSNEKIVILSTHIVSDVAYIADEILIIKKGCLINRGIATELVKEIEGQVWECSIPQKMVAELSTKYIVSNQKHEDDRLILRVISKNRPEENAIQVEPTLEDLYLYYFREEETVA; encoded by the coding sequence ATGAATTTAGAAATTAAAAATATTGAGAAAAAATATGACAATACTAGCATTTTGAATGATATATCTTTTACTCTTCAACCAGGTATTTATGGTTTGTTAGGAGCTAATGGAGCTGGTAAAAGTACATTATTACGAATTATTTGTGGTGTGACGCGAGCAAATAAGGGGACTGTTAATTATAATAATACGGATATTTTTGAAAGGTTTGAAAATTATCGTTCTATTTTAGGTTTTTTACCCCAAGAATTTAAATATTATCCGGAACTTACTGGTTTGAAATTTATGATGTATATAGCAGCTTTAAAAGGGGTAGATAAAAAAAGTGCTAGGGAAAGATGTGAAGAATTACTAAAAATAGTAGGATTAAATGATGTTAAAAATAAGAAAATCAGAAAATATTCTGGTGGAATGAAACAACGTTTAGGCATAGCGCAAGCTATGATTAATGATCCCAAAATATTAATTTTAGACGAACCAACTGTTGGATTAGATCCAAAAGAAAGAATTAAATTTAGAAATCTTATAGGTTCACTATCGAATGAAAAAATTGTAATATTATCTACACATATTGTTTCAGATGTAGCATATATTGCTGATGAAATATTGATTATAAAAAAAGGATGCTTAATAAATAGAGGAATTGCAACGGAACTTGTAAAAGAAATTGAAGGACAAGTTTGGGAATGTTCAATACCACAAAAAATGGTTGCTGAATTATCAACTAAATACATAGTTAGTAATCAAAAACATGAAGATGATCGCCTTATTTTACGAGTTATTTCAAAAAATCGACCTGAAGAAAACGCGATCCAAGTAGAACCTACACTCGAGGATTTATATTTATATTACTTTAGAGAAGAGGAGACTGTAGCATGA
- a CDS encoding ABC transporter permease subunit — translation MIEVIKCEIEKIIKTKSFLSFVIIALIVLVGIFQVGFNYSQLSLAEISNQKNGHIELYREVANKHAGEFNDKKVKEILSDFIERYQSEIDGEKRPFDLFSWDIAEVFFPKDEDVYIKMNDAMERGEKITIDEVNLLSVKDAGFSTFSDPLKIGSYTPWNDLYTVLGALFILMSLLAIVICSTVFSGEVSSNINQLLLSTKYGRSKMILSKIIVATGISIILFIVIHAITFMYFYFHYYALDGWNASIQTNFSLKLFNFPVEVNHLQVYFLILIFQLFGLLATVGVTLFISSITKSTFASLLVATSAFFLPLGLSSVFRTGIIHKLLCLFPINIYNPESMLTVMSAEKGFVFNTFAQNFVFVICLLLVVKILGDLVAYFKTKYSYN, via the coding sequence ATGATTGAAGTAATAAAATGTGAAATAGAGAAGATTATAAAAACGAAGAGTTTTTTATCTTTTGTAATTATTGCACTAATTGTTCTAGTTGGGATTTTTCAAGTTGGATTTAATTATTCTCAACTTAGTTTAGCTGAAATAAGTAATCAAAAGAATGGACATATAGAACTTTATAGGGAAGTTGCGAATAAACATGCTGGCGAATTTAATGATAAAAAAGTAAAAGAAATTCTATCGGATTTTATAGAGCGATACCAAAGTGAAATAGATGGAGAAAAAAGACCATTTGATTTGTTTTCATGGGATATTGCTGAAGTGTTTTTTCCTAAGGATGAAGATGTTTATATAAAAATGAATGATGCAATGGAACGCGGTGAGAAAATAACTATTGATGAAGTTAACCTTTTGTCCGTAAAAGATGCCGGATTTTCCACTTTTAGCGATCCTTTAAAAATAGGAAGTTATACACCATGGAATGATTTATATACTGTTTTAGGTGCCCTATTTATTTTAATGAGTTTGCTAGCAATTGTAATTTGCTCAACTGTCTTTTCTGGTGAAGTATCTAGTAATATCAATCAGCTCTTATTGTCTACAAAGTACGGTAGGAGTAAAATGATTTTATCAAAGATTATTGTCGCTACAGGGATTTCGATAATTTTATTTATAGTAATTCATGCAATTACTTTTATGTATTTTTATTTCCATTATTATGCTTTAGATGGATGGAATGCAAGTATTCAAACGAATTTTTCATTAAAGTTATTTAATTTTCCTGTTGAAGTGAACCACTTACAAGTATATTTTTTAATTCTTATTTTTCAATTGTTTGGATTATTAGCAACAGTAGGTGTTACTTTGTTTATTTCCTCTATCACAAAATCGACGTTTGCTTCATTATTAGTAGCAACGAGTGCTTTCTTTCTACCTCTAGGATTAAGTTCAGTCTTTAGAACAGGAATTATTCATAAATTACTATGCCTATTTCCTATAAACATATATAATCCTGAGAGTATGTTAACAGTAATGAGTGCGGAAAAAGGATTTGTTTTTAACACATTTGCACAAAATTTTGTATTTGTAATATGTCTATTACTAGTAGTAAAGATTCTTGGTGATTTAGTTGCTTATTTCAAAACTAAATATTCATATAATTAA
- a CDS encoding DUF6143 family protein, which produces MPHDVINYIYHTKDMKSQEIVSIPVSLDRSSQGKYFVGQTKPLFVSDEKIAWAGLVNPCNSGVNLFANVFTVSNFSEDYITAEIWLNTDFPKEANISRMVSPTNTSLCPHPQNKVAIKFIKSTNRFPQDGVNVYRRIVPPNTTLVGEEDGKFIEAPGGNYTLILKSPSIDLDKIIVAFGWWEEPIDLATVEKRD; this is translated from the coding sequence ATGCCACATGATGTTATTAATTATATATACCATACAAAAGATATGAAATCACAAGAAATTGTTAGTATCCCAGTTTCTTTAGATAGGTCCTCTCAAGGGAAATATTTTGTTGGGCAGACAAAACCTTTGTTTGTATCTGATGAAAAAATAGCATGGGCTGGTTTAGTAAATCCGTGTAATTCAGGTGTCAACTTATTTGCAAATGTATTTACTGTCTCAAATTTTTCTGAGGACTATATAACTGCTGAAATATGGCTTAATACGGATTTTCCTAAAGAAGCAAATATATCCCGTATGGTTTCTCCGACAAATACATCTTTATGTCCACATCCTCAAAATAAGGTAGCTATTAAATTTATAAAATCTACTAACAGATTTCCTCAAGATGGAGTGAACGTATATAGAAGAATTGTCCCTCCTAATACTACATTAGTAGGAGAAGAAGATGGAAAATTTATCGAAGCACCTGGTGGAAATTATACATTAATTCTAAAATCACCAAGTATTGATCTTGATAAAATTATCGTCGCCTTTGGCTGGTGGGAAGAGCCTATTGATTTGGCGACAGTTGAAAAACGTGATTAA
- a CDS encoding DEAD/DEAH box helicase, whose product MGTKEGIYKIVYVALERLNAYSFQNLARDIKISMVTIDEAHCISQWRLDFRPYYKEIPEFIKTLSNRPIASAYTATATKEVVEEIIKLIELQNPVKSIIGFDRPNLFYQVVKTSDQYSYRIMIRGSNRSAIFYEKRKR is encoded by the coding sequence ATAGGGACAAAAGAGGGCATATATAAAATCGTATACGTAGCCCTTGAACGGCTAAATGCCTATTCATTTCAAAACTTAGCCAGAGACATCAAAATTTCTATGGTGACCATAGATGAAGCTCATTGTATCAGTCAATGGAGGCTTGATTTTCGGCCTTATTACAAAGAAATTCCAGAATTTATAAAGACCCTTTCAAATAGACCTATCGCATCTGCGTATACAGCTACCGCTACAAAGGAAGTAGTAGAGGAAATAATAAAATTAATAGAACTTCAAAACCCCGTAAAATCAATAATCGGCTTTGACAGACCAAATTTATTCTATCAGGTGGTTAAGACAAGTGACCAATATAGTTATCGTATTATGATCAGAGGGAGTAATCGGAGTGCTATTTTTTATGAGAAAAGGAAACGATAA
- a CDS encoding iron chaperone, whose product MKDFQEFLENIDELNKRDRMEGILNHIKKKYPQLKEEIKWNQPMFSDHGTFIIGFSIAKGHIAVAPEAVAIRQFEEEIKGVGYSHTQELMRIKWTDEVDFELLDKMVSYNIEDKKDMTKFWRKATF is encoded by the coding sequence ATGAAGGACTTTCAAGAATTTCTAGAAAACATAGACGAATTGAACAAAAGAGATAGAATGGAGGGGATTCTCAATCATATTAAGAAAAAATACCCACAGTTGAAAGAAGAAATCAAATGGAATCAGCCTATGTTTAGTGACCACGGCACCTTTATCATAGGTTTTAGTATTGCCAAAGGGCATATTGCAGTAGCACCTGAAGCGGTAGCCATTAGACAGTTTGAAGAAGAAATTAAAGGAGTAGGGTATTCTCATACACAGGAGTTAATGAGAATTAAGTGGACTGATGAAGTGGATTTTGAATTACTTGATAAGATGGTAAGTTATAATATTGAAGACAAAAAAGATATGACGAAGTTTTGGAGAAAAGCAACCTTTTAG
- a CDS encoding carbon-nitrogen hydrolase family protein, which translates to MKNKFTLAAIQLNTQDDKEQNLKDMERYIAQAASKRADIVALPEMMNYIGKDYLEGEEIPGRTTNILCKLAKKYNLWIHGGSISESNGEKLPFNTTVFINPNGEIIAKYSKLHMFDVELKDGTKVRESDHFTPGEEIVTAQTDLATFGFAICYDMRFPELFRIMALQGAQVIIVPANFTMHTGKDHWEPLLRARAIENACYVVAPAQIGNKSRFASYGKTMIIDPWGNIIAKASDIPCVITAEIDLSLIASIRAQIPSIKSRREDVYKLERI; encoded by the coding sequence ATGAAAAACAAATTTACATTGGCAGCAATACAACTAAATACTCAAGATGATAAAGAGCAAAATTTAAAAGACATGGAACGTTACATTGCGCAAGCTGCAAGTAAAAGAGCTGATATCGTAGCTTTGCCAGAAATGATGAACTATATTGGAAAGGATTACCTCGAAGGGGAAGAGATTCCTGGAAGGACGACGAACATATTATGCAAATTAGCTAAAAAATATAATCTATGGATACATGGTGGTAGTATCTCAGAGAGTAATGGAGAGAAGCTGCCCTTTAACACGACTGTATTCATAAACCCAAATGGAGAAATCATCGCAAAATATAGTAAACTTCATATGTTTGATGTTGAACTAAAAGATGGAACAAAAGTCCGAGAGTCCGATCATTTTACGCCAGGAGAGGAGATAGTGACAGCTCAAACAGATTTAGCCACATTTGGTTTTGCTATTTGCTATGACATGCGCTTTCCGGAGCTCTTTCGGATTATGGCACTACAAGGCGCTCAAGTGATTATCGTGCCTGCTAATTTTACAATGCACACAGGCAAAGACCACTGGGAACCCCTTCTAAGGGCTCGAGCCATAGAAAATGCCTGCTATGTAGTTGCGCCAGCACAAATAGGAAACAAATCTAGATTTGCTTCCTATGGAAAAACCATGATCATCGACCCTTGGGGTAATATAATAGCTAAAGCAAGCGACATTCCATGCGTGATCACGGCAGAGATCGATCTAAGTCTAATAGCTAGCATAAGAGCTCAAATACCAAGTATAAAGAGCAGGCGAGAAGATGTATATAAGTTAGAGAGGATATAA
- a CDS encoding zinc ribbon domain-containing protein YjdM codes for MSDLPNCPKCDSKYTYENGNIMVCPECAYEWTLQKQAHNANHEVIKDVNGNVLNDGDSVIVIKDLKVKGSSSSIKKGTKVKSIKLIYDSSDGHDIDCKISGFGDMRLKSEFVKRA; via the coding sequence ATGTCAGATTTACCGAATTGTCCAAAGTGTGATTCAAAATACACTTATGAAAATGGAAATATTATGGTTTGTCCTGAATGTGCCTACGAATGGACCTTGCAAAAACAGGCACATAACGCTAATCATGAAGTAATAAAAGATGTTAATGGAAATGTTTTAAATGATGGTGACTCTGTAATTGTAATCAAGGATCTAAAAGTAAAAGGGAGTTCATCGTCTATAAAGAAAGGTACAAAAGTAAAAAGTATAAAATTAATATACGATTCTAGTGATGGTCACGATATTGACTGTAAAATAAGTGGGTTTGGTGACATGAGATTAAAATCTGAATTTGTAAAGAGGGCATAG